Proteins encoded in a region of the Roseofilum capinflatum BLCC-M114 genome:
- the urtC gene encoding urea ABC transporter permease subunit UrtC encodes MSETILEVGRIAQQKKRRRNLWIELGLVIGIALILMILMPFILSPFRLNLLGRFLALAIIALGIDVIWGFTGLLSLGHGVFFALGGYAIAMHMKLQIPPDSSIQLPEFMTLYGVTELPWFWQPFGPFPLAALAVVLVPALLGGFLGYLVFRNRIRGVYFSILTQASTIVFFNFFNGQQKLINGTNGLTDFKTLLGFTVNDPKTQVGFYIITILFLALTYALCRWLTSGRFGRLLIAIRDDESRVRFSGYNPTGYKVLVFAISAGLAGLAGALFTLQTGIISPKAMDIAFSIEMVIWVAVGGRASLVGAILGALLVNFARSGLSEQFPEIWLFFQGALFLIVVMVLPNGVVGWLRTDGWNWLQARLGTKTLVTYPSLEKDPEVQQEREQFEEKS; translated from the coding sequence ATGTCAGAAACCATTCTAGAAGTCGGTCGAATTGCCCAACAAAAAAAGCGTCGCCGCAACCTGTGGATTGAATTAGGATTAGTCATCGGGATTGCTCTAATCTTAATGATTCTCATGCCGTTTATCCTGTCCCCCTTCCGGTTAAACCTGTTGGGGCGGTTTTTAGCCTTAGCCATTATAGCCCTCGGTATTGATGTCATTTGGGGCTTCACCGGCCTGTTGAGTTTGGGTCATGGTGTATTTTTTGCCCTAGGGGGCTATGCGATCGCCATGCATATGAAACTGCAAATTCCCCCCGACTCCAGTATTCAACTGCCCGAATTCATGACCCTTTATGGAGTCACCGAACTGCCCTGGTTTTGGCAACCCTTTGGCCCCTTTCCCCTCGCTGCTTTAGCCGTTGTCCTGGTTCCGGCTCTATTAGGGGGATTTTTAGGCTATCTCGTCTTCCGAAATCGGATTCGCGGCGTTTACTTTTCCATCCTCACCCAAGCCTCAACCATTGTCTTTTTCAACTTCTTCAATGGACAACAAAAACTGATTAATGGAACTAACGGACTCACCGACTTTAAAACTCTCCTCGGCTTTACCGTTAATGACCCCAAAACTCAAGTCGGATTTTATATCATTACTATCCTCTTTTTAGCTCTCACTTATGCCCTCTGTCGTTGGCTCACGAGTGGTCGTTTTGGTCGCCTCTTAATTGCCATTCGAGATGATGAAAGTCGGGTGCGCTTTTCCGGGTATAATCCCACCGGTTATAAAGTTCTCGTATTTGCCATTTCTGCCGGATTAGCGGGGTTAGCTGGGGCATTGTTTACGCTGCAAACTGGAATTATTTCTCCTAAAGCCATGGATATTGCTTTCTCTATTGAAATGGTGATCTGGGTGGCTGTGGGTGGACGAGCCAGCTTAGTTGGTGCAATTTTAGGGGCCCTTTTAGTGAACTTTGCCCGCAGTGGCTTAAGCGAACAATTTCCTGAAATTTGGTTGTTTTTTCAAGGAGCATTATTCCTAATTGTGGTGATGGTATTGCCCAATGGAGTAGTGGGATGGTTGAGAACAGATGGCTGGAATTGGCTACAGGCAAGGCTGGGAACCAAAACCCTGGTGACTTATCCGAGTTTAGAAAAAGACCCGGAAGTACAACAAGAGCGGGAACAGTTTGAAGAAAAATCATGA